A single window of Nicotiana sylvestris chromosome 3, ASM39365v2, whole genome shotgun sequence DNA harbors:
- the LOC104224250 gene encoding F-box protein At4g09920-like — protein METTTIEVLHDCLIRKIVSYLTFKEAAKMSILSKTWLQAWLTHPNLEFTVDYRHDMKMVDKVMERYRDRKIPIDKFELSSDSSSLEDIEKWLGIALQNGVKDCRFHGLACPLPIFIILAAKSLKELVLTRCNLRSVCLSSGVANLYLEKLSLSSIFLTEGMLQTLLTNCPLIVSFVIDSCYGLDKIELRNLQKIRSVSITKSSRKRVKIQAPTLEHFSYYQLSVEKLDIVECKNLKSLELSYVTLSGGFLEHLISGFQFLEYLVIVCLGKGSERFNILSRSLRVLKIEDCEGVGEIDTPNLESVEYIGDQIPRLKITKTSSQLKHSQIVLHCQNNLNVVWFYELRRFLSNLTSWSQVSLHFSKCHEINRKELKQHDRVALPQVNVLDVDIKSSGNCPTFIDALLWSCHPKRLNLSSTVKMIICFIDRLTYSKNSSHSNSHESKPMRSQLKEVKAYKFDWKNQPVELKSGELAIRSLTESEKVYFLLDW, from the coding sequence ATGGAGACAACTACAATTGAAGTATTGCATGATTGCCTCATTCGCAAAATAGTATCCTACCTTACTTTTAAAGAAGCAGCTAAGATGAGCATTCTCTCCAAAACATGGCTACAAGCCTGGTTGACTCATCCCAACTTGGAATTCACAGTTGATTATCGCCACGACATGAAAATGGTGGATAAAGTCATGGAGAGATATAGGGACAGAAAAATCCCTATTGACAAGTTTGAATTATCATCAGATTCTAGTTCTCTTGAAGATATTGAGAAGTGGCTCGGAATAGCTCTTCAGAATGGTGTTAAAGATTGTAGATTTCATGGCTTAGCATGCCCCTTGCCTATTTTCATAATCTTGGCAGCAAAATCTTTAAAAGAATTGGTTCTGACACGTTGCAACCTACGGAGTGTTTGTTTATCTAGTGGTGTGGCGAACCTTTATTTGGAGAAGCTATCTTTATCATCTATCTTTTTGACTGAAGGCATGCTTCAAACTCTACTCACTAATTGTCCCTTGATTGTCAGTTTCGTCATTGATAGTTGTTATGGGTTGGATAAGATCGAGCTGCGGAATCTTCAAAAGATCAGGTCAGTTTCCATAACAAAAAGCAGTCGAAAACGTGTTAAAATCCAAGCACCAACTCTTGAACACTTTTCTTATTATCAGTTGTCTGTGGAAAAATTGGATATTGTTGAATGTAAgaatttgaaatctttagaaCTATCATATGTGACTCTATCTGGTGGTTTTCTCGAGCACCTTATCTCTGGATTCCAATTCCTTGAGTATTTGGTAATAGTGTGCCTTGGTAAAGGGTCGGAAAGGTTTAACATTTTGAGTCGATCTCTAAGGGTATTGAAGATTGAGGATTGTGAGGGTGTAGGAGAAATTGATACTCCAAATTTGGAATCAGTTGAGTATATTGGAGATCAAATTCCAAGGCTCAAAATTACGAAAACGTCAAGCCAATTGAAGCACTCACAGATTGTTCTTCACTGTCAGAACAATTTAAATGTTGTGTGGTTTTATGAGTTGAGAAGGTTCCTGTCAAACTTGACCTCTTGGTCTCAAGTTTCCCTTCATTTTTCCAAATGCCAtgagataaataggaaagaatTGAAACAGCACGATAGAGTTGCTCTCCCCCAAGTGAACGTTTTAGATGTAGATATAAAATCATCCGGGAATTGCCCAACTTTTATAGATGCTTTGCTATGGAGTTGTCATCCCAAGAGACTCAACCTATCATCAACGGTCAAAATGATTATATGTTTCATCGATCGTTTAACGTATTCGAAGAATTCAAGTCATTCTAATTCTCATGAAAGCAAGCCTATGCGTAGTCAATTAAAAGAAGTAAAAGCCTACAAATTTGACTGGAAAAATCAACCTGTGGAACTCAAAAGTGGGGAGCTAGCGATAAGGAGCCTTACGGAGAGTGAGAAAGTTTATTTTTTATTAGATTGGTGA